AGGCCACTGCCCCCCGTAGGGCCCCCTTAGTTTCTGGCTGCTCAGGGGGCCTGGGGGGCACCATGTCTCCAGCATTCTCCCCTGACCTCCCAGGTGCCCGGGCCTTCTCAGAGCCAGGCTTAGCTGGCACTCCGTTCTTCTCTGGGCCCAGGGGCCCCTCGGGACCTGTCTTCAGCTTCCCCAGGGCTACCAGTCTGTCCCGCAGAGGCGTGTTGCCAGGATCCCCAGGCCGTCGCCCTGACCCCTGGCTGGGCTTCTTGGATGAGTTGCCTGGGGTCCTGCGGCCAGGATGGGGAGACTCCGAGCCTGCCTTGTCCAAACTCTTCTCCTGGGGGTAGGAgtaggactctgggaggcaggggctgggggggacTCCAGGGCTTCTGAGGGCCTCGGGGGCCTGTGGTACCTCCAGAGTCAGCTGTGGGTAGGTGGGCACCTGCAGTGGGGATGGAGGTGGCTCTGGGGAAGGGCCCCGAAAGGTGCTCCGGGAAAGGTCCAGGATGTTCTCATAGCAGGGAGATACCACCGGGCCTGGGGATAGCGTGGTAGACAAGGCTGGCGGGGGAGGTTTGAGCTGTGCAGAGTCCGGGGTTGCGGCGCAGGGTGACGGGCTGGGAGGCAGGCCCTGTGCGGCCTCTGGGGACAGCTCTCCTCCACCCAGACCCCTGCGGGccaggagtggggaggggctACCGTCTGAGCCACTGTTCCGACAGGGGATTCGGGAGTTCCGGGGCAGCTGGGGACTGAGCTGGGGGCCTCCTGGGCTGGGGACCTTCTCTGAGGCCGGAGGCAGCTTTAGGAACTTGAGACCTCTGGCTGGAGAGGGCAGAAGAGGTCCCTGGGCTTCCCCAGGAGAAGGGGGGCCAATTTGGAGCTTGCTTTTCACCTGAGATGAGGAGTGGGGGTGGCCAGGCCGCGGGCCCAGTGGGGCATCCCCTGTACCCATGAACATGCTGAGGAACGGGAGGGGCCCCTGGCCCTCTGAGGTAGCACCAAAGCCCGGCCTCTGGGCCTCTGGGGTACCCCCACCCCAAGCTGACTTGGggaggcctttggacttggacagCTGTGGGGGCCCCTGGTCTGGGGAGGATGGCTGCCTGGGACCCGGGTGGTCCCCGTTGAGTGGgcctgcagccccggccaggaAGGCCTGTAGGTAAGACTCTGTGTCCTCAAGGAGCTGGCCCAGGTTCAACTGCTTGCGGGCCAGGGCACCAAGCAGGGTGTCAGGGCTGGGTGCCTCATTGGGGTCACCTGCCTCatcagaagaggaggaggagctgctgcCTGGGACACACTGTGGGCCAGAGCTGGTACCCTGGGCCTGGGGGGGTGCCCTGTTAGGGCCCCAAGGCTGCCCAGTACCCTCTTCCCCACCTGGGCCCCCCAGGAGGCGCTCCCAGTGCAGCAGGCCGCCCAGGCTACCAGGGCCCAGCAGCAAGTAGGGGGCCCAGGGTGAGGGCTCAGGCTGGGGTGGGCCACACAGCTCGCCGTTGATGGGCTCTGGGGAGCCAGGACCTTGGCCTGGAGGCCGCCAGGGGGTGGCAGGTGAGCACAGAAGCAAGGGGTCAGTCTCTTCCAGGGCTCTCAGCACCTCCAGAATCTGGGCTTTCTTCCGAAGGAACGGGGACAGGGCATCCAGCGCTGAGGGTGGGGCGGCTGGGGGACCTGGGCCTCCTGGCCTCAGCTGCTGCTCCCAACACACCTTGGGGGAGAGATGGCATGAGAAGGAGACCATGTGCAGCTGGGATCCTGTTCCAGGGCTAGGCTGGGCATAACTGGGTAAGCCAGGAACAGAGCTGGCCTGGTTGTATCTGTGTCCCCAAAACGAATTCACTGCAACTCAGATATGAAAGCTCAGCTTCCTCAAGGGTTGCTGAGCCCTGGTTACCCCAACTCTTCTTCCTGGCACACTTGTGGTCAGGTAAGCATTCCATATCCCTTTCTTGACTATCCCAGCCCCCTACTCCCCACAGCTGTTTGGATCAGCAGGGTTGACGGCCTGTAACTCTCACCGCTATGCTTGTCCCAGGGGAGGAAGGCCTGTCTTCCTATTTCTCAGGCTCCAGAAAGAACACGTAAGGAGAGGGTATGATGTGGCCAAGTCCTAAGTCAGTCACTGTGGGCAAGCCCAGTCCCTCTCAGGTCAGACAGCTGGCCCTGCTGACCGGATCCCCAGCAGGAGAGGGGATTGGGGGTGACTCCATGCAAATCCTTTCCTGCTGTTGCCTAACCCCTTCTTGTGTGTACTTAGTCTGGTACAGTGGTTAACTACATAGGCTCTGGGGTCAGACTGTGTAAGTTCAAGTCCCAGTTCTATCTAGCTACATGACCCTCTGCAAGTTATCTGACCTGTAAGTTACTTCAttgtgtcatctgtaaaatgggatagtaATTACatttaacttcttaaaataagacaacatcCAAGGtgttccacacagtgcctggcatggagcaAGAGCTCATTAAGTGTTAACTATGACTCTCCGTGCATTACTAATGCATTTGTTCATAGTGCcagtgggtggtggtggggatctGTTTTTCTTGGCATGAGGCCGACAGCTGGGGGCTCACACTTCCAGCCTGGACAAGACTGTGTACACTGGGAAATACCCCTTCCCTAGGGGCCCGTTAGGAAACAGCAGCGGCCGGCAGTGCTGACGAGGCCTCTAGCTGGTGAGGCCACagaccactgtgcccagctctccTACCTCTCTCTGTCCGACGCAGTGCCCCAGAGGCAGTGAGGCGGCTGGTCCCTCAGTGGAACTTATTAAGGAGGGGGAGGCTGGTGGCTCTGATGGCGGCTGCAGCGGGGTGAGTGGGATCTGAAGACAGAGAGGCACAGTGAGCAAAGTAGCTATCTGGCCCTGGGTCCCTGCGCCCTCAGGAAGCCAGGTCTTCCCAGTCAAGTGTTCTTCAGGGTCTCTCCTGGCCAAGGTGCAGCTCTTGCTGCTGTCCCCACCCACTGGTAAGACGAGCCTCAGAACACAGCACAGGTAGATTTGAAGATGGTGCAAGCCGAGGTGCCAGGGAGTAGGACTGGTCAGAGGACTTTGGAGAAACAGGAATAACCCAGGCCCAGAAGGCAGTGGCAGGTTTAACCCAGGGCACCCACGCCAGCTCCAGGTCTGCTCTACTTTTCTGTGGGGCTCCTCCCCTATTACAAAGAGGGCTACTGCaaaggtcccttccagctctgactACCTGTCATCCAAGGATCGCAAGGATGGCTGAGACTAATGGTCTTAGATGTTCTTAGAAAAGAGATGGCAGGGAGCTATCATTTATGTCTTCCCCTACCTGGTCTCATGTGAACCATCTACTCTGAGGATTGCAAaagtaagatttatttatttatttatttttcttttctttctttctttttattttagtgtattatggggtacaagtgttaaggttacgtatattgcccatgcccccccttcccccccaaaaTAAGATTTAATCATGGGCCCTTCTCTCTCAGTCCCTGAGAATGTGATTTCCTTCTCCCAGGCATCACAATTAGATATAAGTCAGATTTAACTTTTCCCTCTCCCTCGTTCTCTGCAGCCTTTAAACCCCGTCTCTACCTCCCCTCTGGCCAGCTGCAGCTGGCTCCTTTAGCCCAGATTTTTCCTCCCTGGCCTGGATGCCCTCAGCAATAATCAGTCTCCTTGACCTACTTTGATGGCCTTTCAATCTTCCATGTACAAGGCAGCCTaaagcatctttttcttttctaaagcatCTTTGTGCTCAAAAGCCTCCTGTGCCTGCCCCTTGCCCATGGAAACAAGTGTGAACTCCCCTGCAGGCATTCCGGGCCTGGCCTGCCAACTCCTCCCCGGTCACTGGTTCTTGCCCTGACGTTTTCTCCAGCTTTCTCTCCCTTGCTGTCCCTTCACATGTCCTCTGCTCCATCCAAGTTGAACAGCTTGCCACTCCCTAGGCCTCCCTGCCTGTGGATCTTTGCTTCTGCTGCTCTTTCCACAGGGaatcccctctccccagcccctatGCTACTCTTTTTAAATCTTCCACTCGTCAAGGCCTTGGTCTAATGTTATCTCCTTAAAGGAACCTTTCTCAGCCATTGTCTGAAGGCctctccctgctgccccctggACTCCTGGACATTCTTTGTAGCTGCATCAGCTCCCAGCCGTCCCAGCCTTCCAAGGTCATGTTTGCCCTGTATAGGCCACAGCCCTTAGGTGGAGCCTGGTGATTCAGTCCAATTCCATACATGTTGGCAAAGGCCCCGCTCACAATAAgatcttaatttgcatttgtgCAAAGGGGCTTTCATCCTAGCAAAGCACAACCTGGGAATCACATTAATGATAAATAGCTGCCACTTACTATCTACTACAGGCCAAGCACTAcatagtatctcatttaatcatcacaactaACCTGCAACATGGGTATTTTTATGCCTGTTTACAAGGGAAAAACTGTAGTCTGTAAAGTTAaacaatttgcccaaggtcatacaattATTAAGAAAGTAGCTAAGTTAGGGATCCAACCCAAGTTCATCTGAGGCCAAGGATCACGCTCTTTCCATCATGTCACGTTACCTCTGGGAAAGATAAATCTATTGCCTAAAACTCCCAGAGTTCATTTAGGTAAAAAGTAAATGACTGAAGGGCTCTACTCTCTGTTATCAGCAATCACTGGCAAGTGTGTGGCGGGGGGCTTGGCTTGGCTGGTGTGGTTAGCCTCTGGGGATTCCAGGGTGAGCCCTGCGGCAGGGAGAACTGCAGTCACCACTGCTGAGTCAGTCTCTGCTCTGCACCTGCCTCGTGAGAAGGGGGCTCCAGAAAGGGCATGGTGACAAGGGGCTTCCTCTGCAAGGGGTCAGGCTTCCTAGTGAGTGGAAGGACTCCCTGCTCAAGCCTGGGGCCCACAGCTGCGTGGTTTGCATcagaaagacagacacacacgtacacatagaGAGTACTTTTCTTCTTGTCAAAGTGAGGGGAAGGGGCTGGTGACCTCAGAAACAACTGACTGTCCACCTCAGGCATCTGGAGCTGCTCCTGACCTTCTACCCCATGTCTTACCCCCTCTGTGGGGGATCCTGACAGAGTAACCTCAGGTGACACCTTCATTCAGCCCAGGACTCATTCCCAATAGCCTCCCGCTTCCCCTGGGGAAGGCAGGTGGCAGTGCTGGTAGCAGAAACCAGCGTCTGTGAACACGCGCCGTGTCAGTGTATGCAACTATCCCTGCACAAGTTATCAGGACTCAAGTGCCTTTCCTGACCTCTCTGTGACactcagccccacccctgcccttggCCAAGAATGGGCCGTATCAGTGGCCAAGAGGCCTCTTGGAAGCTTGAAAGAACTGCGTTTGCAGCCTCCACCCATCCCCTCACACGGGGCAAGCGCAAGTGCAAACCTTCTCTGTCAACAAGAAGGGAAGCCATCCAGCTGGGAGAGGAGCACCTGGAGGTGGGGGACGGCCAAGCTTGAGGGGACTCAGGTAGTTTTCACCCCATCTAAGGTGCAAACCCATCAGGCCAGCAGGCCTTCCCCAGATGGCCACAGACCCCAGAACGGAGGGGGCTGGCTGATGGCCTGCTTCTCTAGTCGGATGTGGGAAGGAACAGTGATGCTGAAGATGGAGGCAGGGCTATGACAGGGAGAAGCCCATGTGCCCACCTGAGGGAGAGAGCCTGTTGTGAGCTGGAGTTTTTGCTGAAACAGGGCGCTCAGCATCTGGTTCTGCCGTTCCAGGTCAAACACCCTCTTCTTCAGCTTGATGCACTCCTCTCTCAGGTCCTGCCGCCGTCGGGGaccaggcagaggaagagaaggggagggtggtggggagagggagagcggTGTGAACACAGTTCTCTTCATCAGGGCAGTGGCACAGATCCTGCCTGGAGGCCCCAGGACACCTGCTGGGCAGGCCTTTCTCCTGCAGCCTCATTCTAAGAGGGATCAGAACCTGCCAATGTCTGTAGCTCTAGCATCTTCTGGGGATGCTAAATTCTCTAAAGTCTACCACCCATGGTGAGGGATAAGTCCCATTCTCTTTGTCACCTTTCCTGTGGCTGGAGCCAACCCCCTGCCTTTTAGAAACCACACATCAAAGAAGGGCCCATATAAGACAGAGGAAGACCTTGGGGTCAAAGTGGCCCATATGTGGAGAAGTTATCCACAGTGcataagtaaatatttagaaaCCACTTATGCTCATATCATTGACTGCTGTAAGGGCCATCACAGAAACCAGCTGGGGCCAGGGTAAGGGAAAGATTTGAGCCCAAATCAGTTACCACAGCTCAGAGACTTGGCCTTACCTAGTCTCACCCCTGCCTCCAGAGCAGTATGGACCTGCCCCTAGTAAAAGCTTAGCTGAGCAGGCTTGGGGTCCCAGAAGGGCGTCTCCCGCTGTACCCAGGGTGTCTGGGTTCAAAGAGAACGTCTTCTGCCACTACTCACCTTCTGGTTCAGCAGTGCCTGCACCACGTGGTTGGCAACCTGGGGACAGAAAGTCCCAAGGCAATGCTGTCAGCTGACCCACCTTCTGCCTGAAGCAGACTAGCCATGCCCCCATTCTCCACCCCAGCGCCAGTCCCACGGCAGGCCCCACAGACCTCATCCAGACAGCGCTCATACGTCTCCCGCTGGTTTTCATTGGCCTGGGCAAGTGCTGAGTTCTCcgcctgcaggagggagggaggaagaggcaaaAAGGAGGCTTTGGGGACTATTCTTGCCCCAGGGCACATTCCTTCTTGGGGAGGCCCCAAGGAGTCTGCTAGCTCCAGCTCTAGGCTGTGATCAGGTTCTCACAGGACGATCAGGTTTTCATAGGACAAGGCTGACACAGAGAAGCAAGAGCAGCAAAAGGGCAGAGTTGAGTGGGCTGAGGAGACCTTGAgctgggaggtgggcagaggaggcTTCGGGTGCGGGCAGGTTAAGGTTGTGGCCAGGGGCCTGATTTGAGGATCTGCATTCTTGTCCCTTAACTCTTGAGCCTGGGTCAGCCAACTCCTTCCTCCTGTGGCTTGTGACCACTCCTTTTCCCCCAGAGCTAGCAGGGGATTAAAGTTGGGGAGAAGAGAGgtgaagaaaagaagggagacgTTTGAGAGTTAGGACAGCACACCCTGCATGCTTCCTGTCCTTGAGCTGCCACCTGGGCTGGAGACCTAAGAGCAGGGAATGGGATTCTCAGAGGAGCTCTGTGAAAGAAAGGTCCAGCTCTCCTCCAGCCTGGTGAAACAGCTGGAGAAGAAGGCCCACCCACACCCAAAAGACATGTACTAAGCTAAGAGGAAGGGGcagctctgccacccccaccctgccctgtgcCGCACCTCCAATTCCCGTAGTCGGTGCAGAAGCTCCTGGCAGGCACCCTGTTCCATGCTGCCATCAccaccctctcctggcctcgGGTTTCCAGGACCCCCAGCTGGCTGGTCCATGGCCTCCGACATCACACCCTGGGAACAAGTGAGAGAAGCTCCAGCAGGCTACTccagggcatgggggaggagagtggaggaggaggacaaaGATGAAATTCTTCAGTATTCATGGAGTTTAGATCGGTGTGACCTATGTGCATGACAGTGTAACAACTCAGGATCAGGCTGGGAGGCTTCCAGTCATGGGGCAGACACATAGATACTCTTCCCGTCTTACAAACAGAGACCATTGTTTTAGAAACCCCTTTACTCCCACACACCCTATCATACACACACTGAGCAGGGAGCTGGGAAACCTGATTTCTCTGCTGGGATTAGCCTCAAACTGGAGAGTCATTCAGCCTCCCTGTGCCTCAATCTCCCCATTTATAAGTAACACCAACATCACCTAATCTCACTCAGTATTTACAAACAAGGGTTAGGTCTGCAAAAGAAATttgaagaagttaaaaaaaaccctatttaACCCTTATTCATAACTGTAACAatattattcattcactcattcattcacagaCATAGTCTCTTTCTGtagcatgggctagagtgccatggcgtcagcctagctcacagcaacctcaaactcctgggctcaagtgatcctccatcttcagcttcccaaatagctaggactacaggcatgcatcaccattcctggttaattttttctatttttagtagagacgggtctcgctctttctcagcctggtctcgaactcctgagctcaatcgactctcccacctcagcctcccagaatgctaggattatgggccactgtgcctggcaaataataataatttaaactaatttatttatttgttttgagacagagtctcactctgttaccccagctagagtgccatggcgtcagcctagctcacagcaacctccaactcctgggctcaagcaatcctcctgcctcagcctcccgagtagctgggactacagacatgcgccaccatgcccagctaattttttctatatatttttagttggccaattaatttgtttctatttttagtagagacagggtctcactcttgctcaggctggttttgaactcctgacctcaagcaatctgcacgcctcagcctcccagagtgctaggattacaggtgtgtgagccaccacgcccggcctaaactaATTTAACAAGACAAAACAATTAAGATTTTGTCCTGATGATCAGTAGTCTCCTGCTTGGGACAGGGACATACTCTAGGTAGTGGAGACAATGGACAAAACCCTGGCTTTGTACCAAAAGGCTCAATCTGACTCTGCCCATTATAAGCTGGGCAAACACATGAAAACTTGCTtagctcattcattcacttggtCCACCAATTGGTCTTCCGTTTCTTAATTCTGAGAAATGGGCAGAagaattcttcctttcttatatggtcattgtgaggatcaaatgtgACCACCTAGGGAAAGCACCCTGAGACCAGCTTACAAAGGTGCTGTCAACATGACTTGTACATTATTGGAGAACAGAGCTAGGCCCAGAGCCCTGAGTTCCAGTCCAGGCTACAGTGCTCACGTGCTGGGTTACCCAGGGTGAGgcccctctccctgggcctcggGCTGTTCTTGGACACAGTGGGAGGCACCCTGCATGCCTCCAAGGTTCTCCTTTCTAGCGCCAGCAGCACTGGCACTCACCGCCCTGGAGGAGCTAGGCCCTGGAGGACCTGCCTCTTTGTGCATGCTGGTCTCTCTCCTGGGGTCTCTGGATGTCACCTCCTCCTTTCCACTTGGCTAACTCCTTCCCAGACATTCTTCAGGGCTCCCACACCAAGCCTGGGTTAGGTGCTGCTCCTGCAAGGTTCTATACTGGGCTCCCCCACTAGGCGGTCCACTCCACGAGGGCAAAGACATTGCATTCACTTCCCTGTTTAAACTCGCACACCTCCTGGTGGCACACCCCTGGCATGTAGGAGACAGACTCATGACTACACAGAATACTGCAATGACCACacatggcagagccagggctctgAACTGCCACCATGTGATCCTCTCACCCCACCAAACATTGCCATTGTTACTAGGTTTAACTGACTGGTCTTCATCTTCCATTTGAGCTCCAATTTCTCTGCTAGAGGAAAgtgcttgttttcttcttctgcacACATATTGTGGAGGTTTCCAGTGGGAACCTTTCTTATTAGAAAAGAGTGAAAGCCCCCAGTCTACCACTGACTATTCCATTGCCCCTGCCTTGTCCCACTGGAGCCCCCATGAAAGAGGTGCAGAGCTTTTGGACCACAAGAGAGAGGGCAGCAACTCAGCAGCTCACCACCCAGGCATCTGAGCGCCTGCTCCTCCATCCTCTACAGTGGGGACCAGGGgtgcctctcccacccccaccatgcACAGGCCCCAACGTCCCTCACCTGTCTCTGCAACCTCACCTAGGTGGGCACACTCACTCTAGCAGCCGGAACGGTCACCTTGCCTGTGGAGAAACAGGGAGAGGATGTCAGCCA
This Microcebus murinus isolate Inina chromosome 10, M.murinus_Inina_mat1.0, whole genome shotgun sequence DNA region includes the following protein-coding sequences:
- the NCKAP5L gene encoding nck-associated protein 5-like isoform X1, producing the protein MDPADSACPGPAQHLISGVMSEAMDQPAGGPGNPRPGEGGDGSMEQGACQELLHRLRELEAENSALAQANENQRETYERCLDEVANHVVQALLNQKDLREECIKLKKRVFDLERQNQMLSALFQQKLQLTTGSLPQIPLTPLQPPSEPPASPSLISSTEGPAASLPLGHCVGQREVCWEQQLRPGGPGPPAAPPSALDALSPFLRKKAQILEVLRALEETDPLLLCSPATPWRPPGQGPGSPEPINGELCGPPQPEPSPWAPYLLLGPGSLGGLLHWERLLGGPGGEEGTGQPWGPNRAPPQAQGTSSGPQCVPGSSSSSSSDEAGDPNEAPSPDTLLGALARKQLNLGQLLEDTESYLQAFLAGAAGPLNGDHPGPRQPSSPDQGPPQLSKSKGLPKSAWGGGTPEAQRPGFGATSEGQGPLPFLSMFMGTGDAPLGPRPGHPHSSSQVKSKLQIGPPSPGEAQGPLLPSPARGLKFLKLPPASEKVPSPGGPQLSPQLPRNSRIPCRNSGSDGSPSPLLARRGLGGGELSPEAAQGLPPSPSPCAATPDSAQLKPPPPALSTTLSPGPVVSPCYENILDLSRSTFRGPSPEPPPSPLQVPTYPQLTLEVPQAPEALRSPGVPPSPCLPESYSYPQEKSLDKAGSESPHPGRRTPGNSSKKPSQGSGRRPGDPGNTPLRDRLVALGKLKTGPEGPLGPEKNGVPAKPGSEKARAPGRSGENAGDMVPPRPPEQPETKGALRGAVALGTNSLKQQEPGLSGDPGGRIYSSHSMGARVDLEPVSPRSCLTKVELAKSRLAGALCPQAPRTPAKVPTSAPSLGKHNKSPHSSPTKLPSKSPTKVVPRPGAPPVTKEPSKPDKGRGPPWADCGGTTAQPTPPVPGPADPSHGPEGLAPHSAIEEKVMKGIEENVLRLQGQERAPGTETKHRNTSSIASWFGLKKSKLPALNRRTEATKSKEGAGGGSPLRREVKVEARKLEAESLNISKLMAKAEDLRRALEEEKAYLSSRARPRPGVPASGPSTGLGQVQGQLAGVYQGADTFMQQLLNRVDGKELPPKSWREPKPEYGDFQSVSSDPKSPWPACGPRNGLVGPLQGCGKAPGKPSIEPGRREEMPSEDSLAEPVPTSHFTACGSLTRTLDSGIGTFPPPDHGSSGTPSKNLPKTKPPRLEPPPGVPPARPPPLTKVPRRAHTLEREVPGIEELLVSGRHPSMPAFPALLTASPGHRGHQTCPDDPCEDPGPTPPVQLAKNWTFPNTRAAGSSSDPFLCPPRQLEGLPRTPMALPVDRKQSQEPSRPSPTPQGPAFGGSRTPSTSDMGEEGRVASGGPPGLETSESLSDSLYDSLSSCGSQG
- the NCKAP5L gene encoding nck-associated protein 5-like isoform X2; translation: MSEAMDQPAGGPGNPRPGEGGDGSMEQGACQELLHRLRELEAENSALAQANENQRETYERCLDEVANHVVQALLNQKDLREECIKLKKRVFDLERQNQMLSALFQQKLQLTTGSLPQIPLTPLQPPSEPPASPSLISSTEGPAASLPLGHCVGQREVCWEQQLRPGGPGPPAAPPSALDALSPFLRKKAQILEVLRALEETDPLLLCSPATPWRPPGQGPGSPEPINGELCGPPQPEPSPWAPYLLLGPGSLGGLLHWERLLGGPGGEEGTGQPWGPNRAPPQAQGTSSGPQCVPGSSSSSSSDEAGDPNEAPSPDTLLGALARKQLNLGQLLEDTESYLQAFLAGAAGPLNGDHPGPRQPSSPDQGPPQLSKSKGLPKSAWGGGTPEAQRPGFGATSEGQGPLPFLSMFMGTGDAPLGPRPGHPHSSSQVKSKLQIGPPSPGEAQGPLLPSPARGLKFLKLPPASEKVPSPGGPQLSPQLPRNSRIPCRNSGSDGSPSPLLARRGLGGGELSPEAAQGLPPSPSPCAATPDSAQLKPPPPALSTTLSPGPVVSPCYENILDLSRSTFRGPSPEPPPSPLQVPTYPQLTLEVPQAPEALRSPGVPPSPCLPESYSYPQEKSLDKAGSESPHPGRRTPGNSSKKPSQGSGRRPGDPGNTPLRDRLVALGKLKTGPEGPLGPEKNGVPAKPGSEKARAPGRSGENAGDMVPPRPPEQPETKGALRGAVALGTNSLKQQEPGLSGDPGGRIYSSHSMGARVDLEPVSPRSCLTKVELAKSRLAGALCPQAPRTPAKVPTSAPSLGKHNKSPHSSPTKLPSKSPTKVVPRPGAPPVTKEPSKPDKGRGPPWADCGGTTAQPTPPVPGPADPSHGPEGLAPHSAIEEKVMKGIEENVLRLQGQERAPGTETKHRNTSSIASWFGLKKSKLPALNRRTEATKSKEGAGGGSPLRREVKVEARKLEAESLNISKLMAKAEDLRRALEEEKAYLSSRARPRPGVPASGPSTGLGQVQGQLAGVYQGADTFMQQLLNRVDGKELPPKSWREPKPEYGDFQSVSSDPKSPWPACGPRNGLVGPLQGCGKAPGKPSIEPGRREEMPSEDSLAEPVPTSHFTACGSLTRTLDSGIGTFPPPDHGSSGTPSKNLPKTKPPRLEPPPGVPPARPPPLTKVPRRAHTLEREVPGIEELLVSGRHPSMPAFPALLTASPGHRGHQTCPDDPCEDPGPTPPVQLAKNWTFPNTRAAGSSSDPFLCPPRQLEGLPRTPMALPVDRKQSQEPSRPSPTPQGPAFGGSRTPSTSDMGEEGRVASGGPPGLETSESLSDSLYDSLSSCGSQG